ATTTTCGATACAAAAATATGTAGCATTGCATAACCATCTTTTTCccttaataaaaaataaggaGGGGTACTTAGCGATCGATATATGCGTTAGTTTGTACTAAGCCGAAAGAAATCAACACTCACAGCTGGAACCATCATCTTGTAGCAAGGACTGAGTAACAAGCCTGTTTAGACCGGTatgatgatcatcatcatcatacttttgctgttttgttatGGTGGGAGAGGCTTTATAGCGTGGTAAATGCATATTAGTGTTGCTAATTAAATGtatcaattaatttataattcaaaTCCAGTAGACCGTTCAGGCGTCAGGTAGGCTTACTAATTGCTGAGCAGTTGATTATCTCTAGGTGTCTATTCAGCAGTAAACATGAGCGAAGGGGTTTTGTTATTCGCAATAATGATAATCTAATATATGAGGAAACGGTTCAGGCGTTCTGAACATGAAGTTCGTTAATGATTGATGGGCTTGCGAGTTCGGGTGATATTTATGTTCGGTGTTCGTACCGGCCTTACCGATTTCTTTTTAACCGTTGAATTGAACGACGTTATGGGGGCCACGTATGTTCTCATTCTCTAATTTGAGTTATAAATCTTCATGGGTTAAGAGCAGATTATCGCATTTTGAGATCGAGATCGagctgttatttttttaaatcaaactaTTGCGTTCTCTAAACCACGGAATGCAGATCCCTAGCTAGTGAATAAATAATGACATTTTTACCCATTTTATCTTTGTTTTCGGCAGTAATTATCTCTTTTTCAAAGCCACGAGCTCTTACTTTttagaagaaaataaacaaacaaaatatattatttgtaTATTCCAACCAcaccaaaacagaaaatacATCAAAGATAATTTGCATGTATCTGGCAGAGCTATGCATTAACTCCCATTACTATTCCGGCCACTGAAAACGGTTTAATAGATATTTAAACCTGTGTCTTAAGTTTAAGTTTAAGTCTAGATACAAACACGTTTCACATATACAGTCGATGCAGTGATGAATATACGAGGGACATATCAAATTACGTTATTCGCAGAGAGTTTTTGCACATGGACATGGACATGGTGAAATCAAACAGACTGTATTATAGATCAAATCATACGAATCATAGCGTTGAGTCATCACTTCGTATGAAATTTGACAATTCCTTTATATACGAGGGACTGTAAAGCGTAGAATATTGACTAAACACGGATCATCAATTGTCCTACTATATACTAATAATCCTAATATGAAGCAAACTTGAGCATTACAGCGCATCGTTTCCAAGGATTTGGCGAATATACAGCCCAGAAATAGACAGCGTCGATTGTAGGATGGTAGCGAGGATGCGTTTATCCACCCTATTTTCCTGATAGTTTGCCAGGATCGAGAAGTTTGCCAACACTTTACATTCTGCGATGTACTGATTTAAGGAAACAtcattcaatttcaattctgATCGTCCTTTTATAGCAAAACCTGATCAGAGTGAGATATGCAATCAAGTCTGGCAAGCCTGTATAAAGTCAAGACCGTGGCACCAAAGGTAGGAAAAGATTAAACTTAAAACATCTTTCGTAGTAAAGTCATGACTTTTGCATGAGTGAGACCCGCAAcatctttttcttgttttgattAATGTGTTTAAATGTTCAATGCataagtataaataaactaGGCATAAACCAGTGGCGGCTTtagggtatcgggggcccaAGGAGGTAAGACAAGTAGAGGCCCCTATAGGGGCGTTCTGGTTGCTTGCTGTTGGGATAATGAACAGTCTTCTTTAATAGCTGACGGGGGTGGTTGTTGTGGGAGGGGAAGGGTGGTTCCGGGTGCTCATGGATTGACTACCATGCGACAAGACGATCATCGGCCATAGCCCTAACTAAAATTGTTGCTGAGCGGGGGAGAGCGGGTTTTGATGGTAGTGTAAATGGTTCGCCAGTCTCGGGGCCCTAGCAGCTATTCAACTCTGTCAACTTTTATACATACTGTGTACTATTGACTATCGATCTACGGGGctccaggcgaccgcctagtctgCCTATCGTCAGATCTGCCGTTGGCATAAACAATACAtatgaatattaaaatttgatcTAATCTAAAAATACatctttttaatgaaaactaTATTTTCTAAAGATATAATTTAGTTACAGCAGTTTCAGTTTTTTCGCACTGTCAATAACTgccaaaaaaatccatttgaaCAGGATGTTTTTATATAAACAATCATCTCTTGTAATAGAGAATACTCGAATATTCGACAAAGATATTGGAGTTTAAACTCCAAATTTATTCATTCAGGAATATGAGCAAGGAGTTCTGTCGAATTCACAACACAGCAATGACATAGACGAATTTacttgaaaaaataataacaatataacTGGAGAACGAacttttgtttaaattattacGATGTTTCTAGGGATTCCAGCTTCGGAAGTTTAGATAATTACAATAATGAGACATACCGCCATTCTATGTGTATGTTATTGCAAGAAAAATAGTACACAAAAAGTTGTTTCTTACCGTTTCCCTTAGGATCGTCCATATTCGTTTGGTACATTAATCCACAATGTTCCTGCGTGGTGCGTTCCGCGCTCTTGCCCTGAATCGAAATCTCACCCCAATCGCCGTACGTACCTTTGCCTCCAAGCAGCGTGAAGTGCCGGCCCTTACCTGTGATCGTTACCCCGTCCAGCGAGGATCGTTTGCTGAGCTAACCGATGATGATGTGGCCGTGTTTCGTGGCATCCTCGGTGGTGCAGACACGAGTCGCGTTCTTACAGCAGCCGACGAAGTGCAGGACTACAACATCGACTATCTGCGTAGCGTGCGTGGCTATGGACGGGTCGTTCTGAAACCACGAACCACGGCCGAAGTGGCTGAGCTGTTGCGCTACTGCAACGAACGGCGGTTGGCCGTTTGTCCACAGGGCGGAAATACGGGCCTGGTCGGTGGATCGGTGCCAGTGTTTGATGAAGTCGTCCTCTCACTCCAACTGATGGACACGATCGAGCGTATCGATGAGTACTCAGGCATTGTGGTCTGCCAGGCGGGATGTGTGCTGGCGACGCTGGAAGAGCAAGTCGGTGCTCGGGGCCTGGTTATGCCGCTGGACCTTGGTGCCAAGGGATCGTGCCATATTGGAGGCAACGTGTCGACAAACGCCGGTGGATTGCGCTTGGTACGGTACGGCAATTTGCATGGCTCAGTGCTAGGCGTGGAAGCGGTAAGTTATAAAGACCAACCTGTTAATCATTGTGATACATAATTTCATTGAAattgtgtttaaaaaatgaaaatccaTTTTCCATCACCATCCTCCACAAGGTAACGGCCGAGGGACGTGTCCTTGATCTGATGTCTAACTTCAAGAAGGATAATACCGGATATCATCTAAAACATCTTTTTATCGGATCGGAGGGTACGCTCGGCATCATCACCCGGCTGTCCAT
This is a stretch of genomic DNA from Anopheles merus strain MAF chromosome 2R, AmerM5.1, whole genome shotgun sequence. It encodes these proteins:
- the LOC121590864 gene encoding D-2-hydroxyglutarate dehydrogenase, mitochondrial gives rise to the protein MFLRGAFRALALNRNLTPIAVRTFASKQREVPALTCDRYPVQRGSFAELTDDDVAVFRGILGGADTSRVLTAADEVQDYNIDYLRSVRGYGRVVLKPRTTAEVAELLRYCNERRLAVCPQGGNTGLVGGSVPVFDEVVLSLQLMDTIERIDEYSGIVVCQAGCVLATLEEQVGARGLVMPLDLGAKGSCHIGGNVSTNAGGLRLVRYGNLHGSVLGVEAVTAEGRVLDLMSNFKKDNTGYHLKHLFIGSEGTLGIITRLSMFCPTASRSVNIAFLGLHSYDDVKRTFLAAKRGLGEVLSSCEMIDAASLDSCTRFFGLQSPIDKYPFYMLIETSGSDAGHDEEKLARFLEQTMEQGLVQDGTVTNDSTKMKNIWKLREQIADSLLSDGYCFKYDISLPLDQFYDIVLAVRERVGDLAINVTGYGHIGDSNLHLNVSCARFTPEIYGLLEPFVYEYTSKLRGSVSAEHGIGFLKRKYLHYSKQTEPLRLMRQMKQLLDPNGILNPYKVLPPEMPDQSR